GGAAGTTGGTCTTGCCGGAGAGGTTAGGCCACTGCCGCGAATAACAAGCAGAATAAAGGAAGCTAAAAGGCTTGGCTACAAACGCTTCATAATAAGCAAGGGGCAGGAGTTAGAAAAAATAGAAGGTGTAAGCTTATATAAGGTTGAAAACATTAAGGAGGCACTGGAAGAGGTGGGGTTATGAGAAGTTATAGGGCCGGCAAATGGTGTTTGGGAGTGATGTTTTTTCTGTTTATAGCAGCGTCTTGCCCTGCTTATGGAGTGGAGATAAGGGAAGTAAAGAATGTCTTGAACTCTTCTTTCAACGGAGTAGTGGGGGTGGTAATGGAAGACCATTTGGAAGACGTCATCTCGGAGGCAGAAAAAATCAATGCAGAGCTCATAGTCATAGATATGGATACCCCTGGGGGCTTGGTGAGCTCCATGCGAGCCATTACGCAGAAGATTTTGGATTCCCCGGTGCCGGTGGTGGTATGGGTGAGTCCAGCGGGAGCTAGGGCTGCTTCTGCTGGGGCCTTTATATTGGAGGCCGCTCACGTGGCAGCTATGTCACCTGGAACCAACGTGGGGGCTGCTCACCCAGTCACTGCAGGAGGCGAAGATGTACCAGAGGAGATGAACAGAAAGATAACCAATGACCTTGCTGCCCAAATTAGGGCCTTGGCGGAAGAGCGAGGCAGGGATCCAAGTTCTTGCGAAAAGATGGTTACGGAGAGCGCCTCCTACACGGCAAGGGAGGCCTTGCAGGAAGGGGTGATAGATGTTGTGGCTTCTGATTTACCCACACTCCTTGAGGCGATCGATGGAAGGCTCGTTAAGTTACCAGGTAGCACGGTAAAGTTGGACTTGAAAGATTACAGGGTCCATCGTTATGAAATGTCTCCTAGGCTGAAAGTGCTCCACTTCATATCCCGGCCGGATGTAGCTTATCTACTTTTGTTGGTTGGACTTTACGCCATTATATTTGAGGTTATGTCTCCTGGAGGTTTCGTCCTTGGCACTTCGGGTCTTGTCCTGGTTTTGCTTGGCTCCTTAGGTTTGAGGATGCTTCCTCTCAATTGGGCAGGGATAGTTTTGCTTGTCGTCGGCATTGCTGTAATGATCCTGGATCTTGCCGTTGGCGGAATAGGCATTTTAAGTCTGTTTGGCGCTGCTGCCCTCATTGTGGGGGGATTGGTCATATACAGGGCTCCGGGAGGTGAGCTTTTGAACATGTCTTACAGTTTCTTGGTTGGTGCGGTAGTCGCAATCACGGTTTTCTTTTTGGTGGCGGCCTGGGCTGTTTGGAGATCCTTGTCCAAGAAGGCCGTTTCAGGAAGTGAGGGGCTTATCGGCTTGGAAGGGGTGGCGCTAACCGATTTGGCCCCCTCTGGGACTGTAAAGTGTCACGGTGAGATTTGGGAGGCCAAAAGCCTAAATGGAGACAAGATAGAAAGTAATACCCCTATAAGGGTTATCAAAAGTGAAGGATTGGTCCTTTATGTGGAACCAA
The DNA window shown above is from Thermovirga lienii DSM 17291 and carries:
- a CDS encoding protein of unknown function DUF107 (PFAM: Clp protease; NfeD-like~COGs: COG1030 Membrane-bound serine protease (ClpP class)~InterPro IPR002810~KEGG: aco:Amico_0686 protein of unknown function DUF107~PFAM: protein of unknown function DUF107~SPTR: Putative uncharacterized protein) — translated: MRSYRAGKWCLGVMFFLFIAASCPAYGVEIREVKNVLNSSFNGVVGVVMEDHLEDVISEAEKINAELIVIDMDTPGGLVSSMRAITQKILDSPVPVVVWVSPAGARAASAGAFILEAAHVAAMSPGTNVGAAHPVTAGGEDVPEEMNRKITNDLAAQIRALAEERGRDPSSCEKMVTESASYTAREALQEGVIDVVASDLPTLLEAIDGRLVKLPGSTVKLDLKDYRVHRYEMSPRLKVLHFISRPDVAYLLLLVGLYAIIFEVMSPGGFVLGTSGLVLVLLGSLGLRMLPLNWAGIVLLVVGIAVMILDLAVGGIGILSLFGAAALIVGGLVIYRAPGGELLNMSYSFLVGAVVAITVFFLVAAWAVWRSLSKKAVSGSEGLIGLEGVALTDLAPSGTVKCHGEIWEAKSLNGDKIESNTPIRVIKSEGLVLYVEPIIGKKEDDGNDG